In Malus sylvestris chromosome 15, drMalSylv7.2, whole genome shotgun sequence, a single genomic region encodes these proteins:
- the LOC126606056 gene encoding uncharacterized protein LOC126606056, translating into MSSVLGSQGVVLATAMAVSGTVILLALRLQKSLPNSHGYPVDQITHQSSPQILRSCISSDGKKRRKKNKRVHFAEDVVDPIGDNQEFRRQHQIIPTAFSKSPTSSSATSQKYRGSMPANRAALYNGILRDRGGYRLAYSY; encoded by the exons ATGTCTTCAGTGCTGGGCTCTCAAGGGGTGGTTTTGGCCACCGCCATGGCGGTTTCCGGCACCGTCATCCTCCTCGCCCTCCGCCTCCAGAAGTCCCTACCCAATTCTCACGGATACCCAGTTGATCAAATTACCCATCAGTCCTCCCCTCAAATTCTACGATCTTGTATATCTTCTG ATggaaagaagaggaggaagaagaacaagagGGTGCACTTTGCAGAGGACGTCGTGGATCCGATTGGAGACAATCAGGAGTTTAGACGGCAGCACCAGATAATTCCCActgctttttccaaatctccaacttcttcttctGCAACTTCCCAGAAATACAGAGGATCAATGCCCGCAAACCGGGCGGCTCTGTACAATGGAATTCTCAGGGATCGTGGCGGTTACCGGTTGGCCTA